In a single window of the Nicotiana tomentosiformis chromosome 10, ASM39032v3, whole genome shotgun sequence genome:
- the LOC104100799 gene encoding U-box domain-containing protein 36-like: protein MMSGEIEEIGEDGKSVTISSKLDGGKNDIYIAVGKNDLHVLQWALDNAISPGVHICLVHVFPPITYFHTPVGKLSRNQLSQEQVKVYINEENNRRKNLLEKYMCLCNDAKKGASVPIDTMLVESNSPSKALLDLISVVNITSLIVGTKRSTSTGKGQGIGDFVQKNAPDSCVVTLVCAGKRIKKDQVQQLKESCNSYSTLGYRHSKRNLFGCICFRLRCSKQIGKEFIL, encoded by the exons ATGATGTCTGGAGAAATCGAAGAGATAGGAGAAGATGGAAAGAGTGTAACAATTAGCAGCAAATTAGATGGTGGAAAAAATGATATCTATATTGCTGTTGGCAAAAATGACTTGCATGTTCTTCAATGGGCACTTGATAATGCCATCTCTCCAGGAGTTCACATATGCCTTGTCCATGTTTTCCCTCCCATAACCTACTTCCATACCCCAG TTGGGAAGTTATCAAGAAACCAGTTGAGCCAAGAGCAGGTGAAAGTCTACATCAATGAAGAGAATAACAGGAGGAAAAATCTCTTGGAAAAATACATGTGCCTCTGCAATGATGCCAAAAAGGGCGCAAGT GTACCTATAGATACTATGCTTGTAGAGAGCAACTCACCATCTAAAGCATTACTCGACCTTATCTCTGTTGTCAACATAACCAGCCTTATAGTTGGAACTAAGCGATCAACTTCCACAGG GAAGGGACAAGGAATAGGTGATTTTGTACAAAAAAATGCACCAGATTCCTGTGTGGTTACGCTGGTTTGTGCTGGAAAAAGGATTAAGAAGGATCAAGTGCAACAACTAAAAGAGAGTTGTAATTCTTACTCTACTCTTGGATATAGGCATTCCAAAAGGAATTTATTTGGATGCATATGCTTTCGATTGAGATGTAGCAAGCAAATAGGTAAAGAGTTTATACTCTAG